A genomic segment from Anabas testudineus chromosome 6, fAnaTes1.2, whole genome shotgun sequence encodes:
- the hal gene encoding LOW QUALITY PROTEIN: histidine ammonia-lyase (The sequence of the model RefSeq protein was modified relative to this genomic sequence to represent the inferred CDS: deleted 1 base in 1 codon) produces MPRFTVHIRDEWLAVPCRDTTSTIGWLGQEALKRYIKNKPDNGGITSVKDTRFVVRRCQGLGLLDADDTIDDVLEDNDFVELAIEGDTMSPDFIPCEPGVSHITAAYKEPEEYISLDGNSLTSTDLFNLGRGLYKIKLTPEAERKVVQSRELLDTIVKENKVVYGITTGFGKFARTVIPVSKLKELQENLVRSHSAGVGNPLSPERTRMLLALRINVLAKGHSGVSLETLHAMIQAFNASCLSFVPEKGTVGASGDLAPLSHLALGLMGEGKMWSPKSGWADAKYVLEAHGLKPITLKPKEGLALINGTQMITSLGAEAVERAQAIARQADIIAALTLEVLKGTTKAFDSDIHSLRPHPGQIEVARRFCSLLDSDHHPSQIAESHRFCDRVQDAYTMRCCPQVHGIATDTIAFVKNIINTEINSATDNPMVFAERGETISGGNFHGEYPAKALDFLAIAVHELASISERRIERLCNPALSELPAFLVTEGGLNSGFMIAHCTAAALVSENKVLCHPSSVDSLSTSAATEDHVSMGGWAARKALRVIEHVEQVLAIELLAACQGIEFLRPLRTTTPLEKVYDLVRSVVKPWIKDRFMSPDIEAVHRLIIDQKVWNVAKPYIDKYQSEYIPESRPVSPTAFSLEHLHHQGSEFATSECLCACLLHFPPFL; encoded by the exons ATGCCTCGTTTTACAGTCCACATCCGAGATGAGTGGCTGGCAGTGCCATGCCGGGACACGACCAGCACCATCGGGTGGCTCGGACAGGAAGCTCTCAAACGTTACATCAAGAACAAACCGGACAACGGCGGCATCACTTCTGTGAAGGATACTCGTTTTGTTGTGCGCAGGTGCCAGGGTTTGGGTTTGCTGGATGCGGATGACACCATCGACGATGTACTGGAGGATAATGACTTTGTCGAGCTCG CTATTGAAGGAGATACCATGTCTCCTGACTTCATCCCATGCGAGCCTGGTGTTTCCCATAT cacagcagcctACAAAGAACCTGAAGAA TATATCTCCTTGGATGGCAACAGCTTGACATCAACCGATCTGTTCAACTTAGGCAGGGGACTCTACAAGATAAAG CTAACTCCGGAGGCAGAAAGAAAGGTTGTGCAATCCAGAGAGCTTCTGGACACCAttgtcaaagaaaacaaag tTGTCTATGGAATCACAACAGGTTTTGGTAAATTTGCCCGAACGGTTATTCCCGTCAGCAAACTCAA GGAGCTGCAGGAGAACTTGGTGCGGTCACATTCAGCTG GTGTGGGAAACCCACTAAGCCCAGAGAGGACCCGCATGCTGCTTGCTCTGAGGATCAATGTTCTGGCCAAAGGGCACAGTGGAGTCTCTCTGGAAACTCTTCATGCCATGATCCAGGCCTTTAATG CTTCCTGCCTTTCCTTCGTCCCAGAGAAGGGAACAGTGGGTGCCAGTGGAGACCTGGCACCCCTCTCTCACTTGGCCCTGGGGTTGATGGGAGAGGGTAAAATGTGGTCCCCCAAGAGTGGATGGGCTGATGCCAAAtat GTCCTAGAAGCCCATGGACTGAAGCCAATAACATTAAAACCTAAAGAG GGCCTTGCTTTGATCAACGGGACTCAGATGATCACCTCTCTGGGGGCAGAGGCCGTGGAGCGAGCCCAGGCGATCGCCAGACAGGCAGACATCATTGCTGCTCTCACCTTGGAGGTGTTGAAGGGAACAACCAAGGCATTTGACAGTG ACATCCATTCACTGCGGCCCCACCCAGGACAGATAGAGGTGGCCCGACGCTTCTGCTCACTGCTAGACTCTGACCACCATCCATCCCAGATTGCAG AAAGTCACAGATTCTGTGACAGAGTCCAGGATGCCTACACCATGCGATGCTGTCCTCAG GTTCATGGTATTGCCACCGACACAATAGCATTTGTCAAGAACATCATCAATACAGAAATTAACAGTGCAACTGACAACCCT ATGGTGTTTGCAGAAAGAGGTGAGACCATTTCAGGTGGCAATTTTCATGGAGAATACCCAGCTAAG GCTCTGGACTTTTTAGCCATTGCAGTCCATGAGCTGGCCTCGATCAGCGAGAGGAGGATTGAGAGGTTGTGTAACCCTGCTCTGAGCGAGCTGCCTGCCTTCCTCGTCACAGAGGGAGGACTCAACTCTGGCTTTATGATTGCCCACTGTACTGCAGCGGCACTGG tttcagaaaataaagttttgtgtCATCCATCTTCTGTGGACTCCTTGTCCACCAGTGCAGCGACAGAGGACCATGTTTCCATGGGAGGCTGGGCCGCTAGGAAGGCCCTGAGAGTCATAGAGCATGTCGAGCAAG TTCTTGCTATAGAGCTGTTGGCAGCCTGTCAGGGTATCGAGTTCCTGCGCCCACTTCGTACCACCACTCCACTGGAGAAGGTCTACGACCTTGTGCGCAGTGTGGTTAA ACCGTGGATTAAAGACAGATTCATGTCTCCAGATATTGAAGCTGTTCACCGTCTCATAATTGACCAGAAG GTGTGGAACGTGGCCAAGCCATACATTGACAAGTATCAGTCGGAGTACATCCCTGAGTCTCGCCCCGTCTCTCCTACCGCCTTCTCCCTGGAA CACCTGCATCACCAAGGAAGCGAGTTCGCCACGAGTGAATGTCTCTGTGCATGTCTCCTCCACTTCCCCCCTTTTTTGTAA